One genomic region from Ptychodera flava strain L36383 chromosome 5, AS_Pfla_20210202, whole genome shotgun sequence encodes:
- the LOC139133253 gene encoding galactosylceramide sulfotransferase-like isoform X2, whose amino-acid sequence MRIKLFSVTRLYSGCSRYNVLVLLIFFVFGVYIFYHLTTEQGVVGMSDAVINSGELVREEQVGVHALRHNDRKKSESCRPVNKFVFIKPEKTGGSTVSTILFRYGMKNNLVAALKPRWTHICVIKMDKEKDRLGIVYYNCSDFPGYDYLCQHIQTYNRAELNRIVHDATYMTIIRSPYTHLKSKFYFSRQHLNLSMSPDPFAIYLKDIEKTAMKDEQLRKETNSFHFRFGLNIAANESFALEDFRRFDDEIDLVMIMEYMDESLVLLKKLMCWDFDDMVYHSCKVHQNYQPPTTEAMRDIITKVSRADIRLYNYFNRTFWEKVENYDGDFEADLEEFRSVQKAANAKCETDENSVYCTNLQKDVHELAKVVYDEQAKWMC is encoded by the exons ATGAGAATAAAGTTGTTCAGCG TGACTAGATTGTACTCAGGATGCAGTCGCTACAACGTCTTGGTTTTGCTTATTTTCTTCGTTTTCGGTGTCTACATTTTCTACCACCTGACCACCGAGCAAGGTGTCGTGGGAATGAG TGATGCAGTCATAAACAGTGGAGAATTAGTCAGAGAAGAACAAGTTGGGGTGCATGCCCTACGACACAACGACAGAAAGAAGTCAGAAAGCTGCCGACCAGTGAATAAATTTGTGTTCATCAAACCTGAAAAGACCGGCGGCAGTACAGTTTCCACAATCCTGTTCCGGTACGGCATGAAGAACAACCTGGTGGCTGCCTTGAAACCAAGATGGACTCACATTTGCGTTATTAAAATGGATAAAGAGAAGGACAGACTGGGTATCGTGTACTACAACTGCAGTGATTTCCCAGGGTATGATTACTTGTGTCAACACATCCAGACTTACAACCGAGCTGAACTGAATAGAATCGTCCACGATGCCACATATATGACAATTATCCGATCTCCGTACACACATCTTAAATCCAAATTCTACTTCAGCAGGCAACATCTGAATCTGTCCATGTCACCTGACCCTTTTGCGATTTATCTCAAGGATATCGAGAAAACGGCGATGAAGGATGAGCAACTGCGGAAAGAGACAAATTCCTTCCATTTTCGGTTTGGTCTCAATATCGCCGCGAACGAGTCGTTTGCACTAGAAGACTTCCGCCGGTTCGACGATGAGATCGATTTGGTGATGATAATGGAATACATGGATGAGTCACTCGTTTTACTGAAAAAGCTAATGTGCTGGGACTTTGACGATATGGTCTATCACTCTTGCAAGGTGCATCAAAATTATCAACCACCGACCACTGAGGCAATGCGAGATATCATTACAAAAGTGTCCCGTGCAGACATAAGGCTTTATAACTATTTCAACAGAACCTTCTgggaaaaagttgaaaattatgACGGTGACTTCGAAGCCGACCTGGAGGAATTTCGATCGGTTCAGAAAGCGGCAAACGCCAAATGTGAAACTGATGAAAACAGTGTCTATTGTACGAATTTACAGAAGGACGTGCATGAGCTGGCCAAAGTAGTGTACGATGAACAAGCCAAATGGATGTGTTGA
- the LOC139133253 gene encoding galactosylceramide sulfotransferase-like isoform X1 produces the protein MRIKLFSVTRLYSGCSRYNVLVLLIFFVFGVYIFYHLTTEQGVVGMRLALYRLTNSDAVINSGELVREEQVGVHALRHNDRKKSESCRPVNKFVFIKPEKTGGSTVSTILFRYGMKNNLVAALKPRWTHICVIKMDKEKDRLGIVYYNCSDFPGYDYLCQHIQTYNRAELNRIVHDATYMTIIRSPYTHLKSKFYFSRQHLNLSMSPDPFAIYLKDIEKTAMKDEQLRKETNSFHFRFGLNIAANESFALEDFRRFDDEIDLVMIMEYMDESLVLLKKLMCWDFDDMVYHSCKVHQNYQPPTTEAMRDIITKVSRADIRLYNYFNRTFWEKVENYDGDFEADLEEFRSVQKAANAKCETDENSVYCTNLQKDVHELAKVVYDEQAKWMC, from the exons ATGAGAATAAAGTTGTTCAGCG TGACTAGATTGTACTCAGGATGCAGTCGCTACAACGTCTTGGTTTTGCTTATTTTCTTCGTTTTCGGTGTCTACATTTTCTACCACCTGACCACCGAGCAAGGTGTCGTGGGAATGAG GTTGGCTTTATACCGTTTAACCAACAGTGATGCAGTCATAAACAGTGGAGAATTAGTCAGAGAAGAACAAGTTGGGGTGCATGCCCTACGACACAACGACAGAAAGAAGTCAGAAAGCTGCCGACCAGTGAATAAATTTGTGTTCATCAAACCTGAAAAGACCGGCGGCAGTACAGTTTCCACAATCCTGTTCCGGTACGGCATGAAGAACAACCTGGTGGCTGCCTTGAAACCAAGATGGACTCACATTTGCGTTATTAAAATGGATAAAGAGAAGGACAGACTGGGTATCGTGTACTACAACTGCAGTGATTTCCCAGGGTATGATTACTTGTGTCAACACATCCAGACTTACAACCGAGCTGAACTGAATAGAATCGTCCACGATGCCACATATATGACAATTATCCGATCTCCGTACACACATCTTAAATCCAAATTCTACTTCAGCAGGCAACATCTGAATCTGTCCATGTCACCTGACCCTTTTGCGATTTATCTCAAGGATATCGAGAAAACGGCGATGAAGGATGAGCAACTGCGGAAAGAGACAAATTCCTTCCATTTTCGGTTTGGTCTCAATATCGCCGCGAACGAGTCGTTTGCACTAGAAGACTTCCGCCGGTTCGACGATGAGATCGATTTGGTGATGATAATGGAATACATGGATGAGTCACTCGTTTTACTGAAAAAGCTAATGTGCTGGGACTTTGACGATATGGTCTATCACTCTTGCAAGGTGCATCAAAATTATCAACCACCGACCACTGAGGCAATGCGAGATATCATTACAAAAGTGTCCCGTGCAGACATAAGGCTTTATAACTATTTCAACAGAACCTTCTgggaaaaagttgaaaattatgACGGTGACTTCGAAGCCGACCTGGAGGAATTTCGATCGGTTCAGAAAGCGGCAAACGCCAAATGTGAAACTGATGAAAACAGTGTCTATTGTACGAATTTACAGAAGGACGTGCATGAGCTGGCCAAAGTAGTGTACGATGAACAAGCCAAATGGATGTGTTGA